In Balaenoptera acutorostrata chromosome 8, mBalAcu1.1, whole genome shotgun sequence, the genomic stretch CGAACCTATAGCTCTTCACGTTTTACGTCAGGATCTAGTATCCAAGGTCCTCAGCCCTTTACTTCATTGCATCTTACGGCTCTGTTTCTCATTGTTGCCTGCCTCCAAGTTTTTTTCCCCGAGTAGGATTTATTCTGTTGATGGGGAACagaatgtggggaaaaaagaCCCTTGCATCAAGTTGGAAATAGCAGGCCTTGTTCTCGCAGAGTGTTGTTACTTCTAGACTCAATTTAAGGGCCAGACACTGCTTTCTGCTTGACGTCAGGAGCATTTGTGACCCTGAGGCGTTTTGCTCTGAGTTTCGAACGGAATGTGTGAGCATCCTTCTGTGTAGGTGGATAAGCACATCCGGAGGCTTGATGCGGACCTGGCTCGCTTCGAGGCGGACCTGAAGGACAAGATGGAGGGCAGCGACTTCGAAAGCTCTGGAGGACGGGGGCTAAAAAGCAAGTCTGTtaatttgtcttcattttgttaTTGTTAACTATGGAGTTTTGAAGAATTTTGTCTGATAAGTGTGTTAGGAACATTATGGTAAATATCATATTTGGGTAAATCTTGTCCTGCTTCAGTGAAATCTGTGAACAAAGTTGTGGTCTTTGTTGTTTCAGAAGGTCGAggtcagaaagaaaagaggggcTCCCGGGGTCGTGGCAGGAGGACCTCAGAAGAAGACACCCCAAAGAAGAAGAAGCATAAAGGAGGGTGAGAggtgctttttttctctttttccctgaaGAACACCATTGGTATTTGCTCAGGATGGAAGCACCGGTGACTGCTTAGGCTGAGGAAGTGCTTACCTGTGCGAGGTGTGCTGTAGCTCTTCCTGCTTTGCCCGTGCCAGGTGTGCTGTAGCTCTTCCTGCTTTGCCCGTGTCGGGTCAGTTGGTCCTCACAGCAACCTGAGGGAGCAGTGTTGCAGTCGTGGAGACCGAGGCTTCGGAGCTGTTGGGTTTGCACCAGGCggtctgactccagaacccatTCTCTTAGCCACTGCGTGCCCTGCCTCTTAAGGGACACGGTGATGTTTGGTGCGGTTCAAGCTAAGCCACTTCCTAGTAGTTGAATACACATCAGTTGAtcagtttatatataaatacatgttttagatgtattcatttttaaattgtgtgacTGCATTTATTAAATATCCATGTCATTTAACTTGAACTtcagaatatttcatttaaagcaCTCTCTCACTTGCTACCCCCTACCCCCTAAGATAGCTTCATAGACTATGAATGTGATTGCTTCGTCCTCCAAGATAGTGTAACATTGCTTCATAGAAGATGCTGAAATGCCAAGTGGCTTCTGTGGAGATGATTCTGACGGTTATGGGGAGAGCTCAGaagagttagttttttttttttttttttttttttttttttagaagagttaGTTTTTGACAAAAGAGAAGTTTTGGTTCTTAAACCTGGTGTTTAaacttttatctttaaaaaaaaaaaaaacaaatccaaatagTGTCTTTGTAAAGTAATGCGCAGATGCAGAAGACCACACAACACACGTGTAGTTTAACGAATTACTGTAAGAGGCATATCCTTGTAATCGTTGCCTGGTCGGTGACTAATGCTCCCTGGGGGGCCCTTCCCTGTGCCCTGTCAGAATCGCCACTTCTCAGCCCCAGACACACACGACCCAGACAGACAGGGTGTTCACTTCCattctttctttgtagttttgtCCCCGACACGTGCACTCCTGGACCCTATAGTTCAgtcttgttgcttttttttttcttaagttttagaTTAACTTCATTAaggaataatttacataaaaataaaatgttctcattttaagtatacagtttgaTGCTGTATTcaacttctttaaaattaaagaacTAGTCaacctttctatttcttcttgagtcagttttggtaatctacatctttcaaggaatttgttgtTTCATATAAGTTGTCACATTTATTGACATCAGGTTATTcataatattactttattattCTTCTGATGTTGTAGGTTCTGTACTGATGCTCACTCTTTCAGACCTGAAATTGATGATTTATGTCTTCTCTCATTTTGCCTTGATCTTTTCAGAAaactagcttttggtttcattgattttaatttttttctctactgtttgttttctatttcacttatttctgctaaTATCTTTATTCTTTCTGTCCTTCTGCTTGGCTTggatttactttgcttttctttttctagctttttaagGTGGAAGTAGCTTAGATCATTGATTTTCATACTtcccttcttttctaatataaatatttaaagctataaattttcttctaattactgttttagctgcatcacacaaattttgatatgtttttatttttattccattcagaatatttaaaattttctttcgtgatttttctttgacccatagCTTATGTAGAAGTATGCTTCTCAGCTTCCAAGTAATTTGAGATTTTCCAGCTAACTTTCTGAtttcaatttctaatttaattttgctGTGGTCAGAGAACTTCTGTAATTGAAATCATCTGAAAGTGATTAAGTTTTGGGTTATGGTTTATGGTCTGTTTTTCTGAATGTTCCATATATACTTGAAAGCAATGTGTATCTTACTGTTGTTGGGTAGATGTCAATTATATAACTTGGTTGACAGCACTGTTCAAGTTTTATGTATCCTGACAGATACTCTGTTTACTTGTATAAATTACTGAGAGAAGAGTGTTGAGATCACCAACTCCAGacatggatttgtctatttctcctcctGCTGTGTGGGTTTCTGCTTCacgtattttgaagctctgttatttggaggtacatacacatttaggttttttaaaaataattgactcctttatcattatttattttgttgtccttcataatattctttgttttgaagtctgttttgtctaataTTACTATAGCCATTCCAGGTGTCTTGCAGTGAGTTTTTACAtggtgtgttttttccctttttcattcttttactttcaccaCATTTGTGTTTTTGTATTTAGAGTGAGTTTCTTGAAAGCAGCAAATAATTGAGTGTTGCTTTTTTATCTAGTCTGaaaatttctcccttttcattgcACTATTTAGACCAGATTTAATGTAATTAGTGATATGGTTGGCTTTAAATTTACTATCTTGCTATTAGTTGTCTCCttgtcccatctgttcttttcctgtcttcttttggattaatcgtgtattttttcagtattccattttttttaagtgggtgtCAATGGCATCTCAAAAAAgtcttagttttcattttatttattttttatttttttgttttttgtttgttttttggctgcgcagcatggcttgcgggatcttagttccctgatctaACCAGgtccccggcagtgaaagtgctgtgtcctaaccattggaccaccagggaatttcctcagTATTCCATTTTAAGGACTATTCCAGTGTGTACACCCTGTTTCATTAACTTATCacaaagaatttcaaataatacTATACTATTTCATGTTTAATGTAAGAGCCTACATGGGTATTCTTTGGTTTTCTGCTTTTTGTCCTTTGTGCTATTATCAAaaattttacttctacatatgaCATAAGTCTCTGAatatattgttgttattgttttaggTCTAAATCATTGCTTAtcttaaacacattttaaaatatgagaaaaagttttatagttagtccatatatttaccatttccaaTGGCCTTCACTATGTGTAGATGcagatttccatctggtatcatttctcttctgcctgaagaactttctttaacattttttacaGTGCAGGTTTGCTGATGGTGatgaattttctggttttgtttctctgaaaatatctttatttcacttcCATCTTTGAAGGATATTCTTGTTGGATATAAAGTTTTAggttgacttctttttttctttcatcactaaaGATGTCCTGTTGTTTTCCATCTTGCATTGATACTGATGAGAAATTAGtggtaattcttatctttgttcttctgtatataagtggctttatttatttttgctgtttctaAGGTTTCCATTTagcaacttgattttttaaaaaatttatttgttttatttatttatttttggttgtgttgggtcttcattgctgcacgcgggctttttctagttgtggcgagcgggggctgctcttcgttgcggtgcgcagcttcttactgtggtggcttctcttgttgtggagcacgggctctaggcgcacgggcttcagcagttgcagcacgcaggctcagtagttgcggctcgcaggctccagagtgcaggctcagtagttgtggcgcacgggcttagttgctccgcgcggcatgtgagatcttcccggaccagggctcgaacccgtgtcccctgcattggcaggcggattctcaaccactgctccaccagggaagtccacagcaACTTGATTTTTAACAACTTAATTATGATGTGTCCTCGTgtgggttttttgtgtgttttctgtttGGAGCTCATTGAGCTTCTGGGAACTGTTAGTTTATAGTTTGCATCAAATTTGTAATTTTTCAGccagtttttcagatttttttttctgctctctttTGTCCTTTTTATGGGACTCCaatcatatatgtgtgttagcttGATATTTTCCTACAGATCACTGAGGCTCTGCTTATTATTTTGTCAGAAATTTTCTTTCTACGCTTccatttggatagtttctattactTTATCTTCAAGTCTTTTCTTCCTTGTTGTCTAATTTAATCTTAATCTCCTTTAGTGAATCTTTCatttaagaaattttcttctcaggaagttctgtttgtttctttttttatatacctGCCCTGTCTAttattacacatatattttcctttatgtctttgaatatatcattttacaacagctttttaaaaaactttctctTCTGATTCTGTGTCATTTCCaggtctatttcattttttttttaaaagcggTTTTATTAAGATATGATTGATATACAAAGAACAGTATATAATGCatacattttgatgagtttggCAGGTCTGTTTCTGTTGACTGCTTTTTCTCTGGTTGTAAATCAcattttcctcctccttcacatgtctagtaatttttttaaaaattaatttatttttggctgcattgggtctttgttgctgcacacgggctttctcttgtcgcggcgagtgggagctgctcttcgttgcggcgcacgggcttctcattgtggtggcttcccgttgcagagcatgggctctaggcgcacaagcttcagtagttgtggtgcgtgggctcagtcgttgtggcacattgGCTTAGTtgctatgcggcatgtgggatcttcccggaccagggcttgaagccgtgtcccctgcattggcaggcagattcttaaccactgcaacaccagggaagcccccacctagTAAGTTTTGACTCGATGTTAAGACAGTGTCAGTGTTATGTGGTTGAATATCAGGATTTTGTTGTCTTCgtttaatgggtgttgaatttaaaaaaatcatttaggggcttccctggtggcgcagtggttgagaatctgcctaccaatgcaggggacacgggttcgagccctggtctgggaagatcccacatgccgcggagcaactgggcccatgagccacaattactgagcctgcgcatctggagcctgtgctctgcaacaagagaggccgcgatagtgagaggcccacgcaccgtgatgaagagtggcccccactttccacaactagagaaagccctcgcacagaaacgaagacacaacacagccataaataaataaattaattaatttaaaaaaaattcatttaaatttttgtcaCCATTTTAATCACCTGTGGAGCAGCTTGATCCTTTgtaggcacattttttttttttaatttatttttggctgtgttgggtcttcaccgctgcgcgcaggctctctctagttgcggcgagcgggggttacccctcgttgcggtgcacaggcctctcactgtggtggcttctcttgctgtggagcatgggctctaggcgcatgggcttcagtagttgtggcacgtgcactcagtagttgtggttcgcaggctccagagcacagactcagtagttgtggcgcacgggcttagttgctccgcggcatgtgggatcctcccggaccagggctcgaacccgtgtcccctgcattggcaggtggactctcaaccactgcgccaccagagaagccctgtagGCACGTTTTTAACGTtggttaaaaaaaacctttttcttaatatgccagatagtaaatattttaggcttgtagGCCATATTGTCTCTGTTGTgaccactcaactctgctgttgaaTATTGAAAGCATCCACAGAAAATATGTAGATGAATGATGTGACTGTGTTTCATTAACACTTTATTTGTAGAAAAGGCAGCCAAgtgcaggctgtagtttgccaacccgcTAGGTTAGAGTAGCCTTTACTCTAGGCTTGGTTAAACCCTCCTGCTAAGGTGTGACCCTTCTGGGTTCTCCTCTGAATGTATTTGGTGTTTGACGAGGTCTTTCCATTCTGGCTGGTTGGAACTTGAATGTCGCCCAGGCTGCCTGTGAGCTCTGGGACTTGTTCAGCTCACGGGTCCCTGGTATTCTCTGCCTGGCCTTGTGGATTGTCACTCTGTGCACAGGCAGCTTAATTTTTAGCTAAAAACTCAAATGGATCTGTTTGCAGGTTTCCGGAGTGCACTCTCTGTAGCTTCCTCCTTTCCAGCACCTGCCCCCAGGTCCCAGCAGCCTCACCCTCCCTGAGCTTTGGTTTTTCCCTCCTTCTAGACATGCAGGCTTTGCTCCTCTCTAAGGACTGGCGTGTGGAAAGTGCCTCCATGCAGAAAGCTGAGAAGGTCATAGGTCTCACCTGGCTTGTTTACCTTCTCAGGAACGCTATCCTGTGCTGCCTTCTGTGTAGTGTCTGGAAACTTCTACTTCAGGTATCTTGTCCAGTTTTCTACTTGTTCATAGTAGGAAGGCAGCTCAGTACCTGTTATTTCATCAGGGTCTTTTTTTAGGTAAAGTTTCTTTAATGTGTAagtttttctccatccctttcttttcttcataattttccTCTTGAAGGACCTGCGCTGTTTGGCTTGTAGCATTCTCCAGAGTCTGGATGTTGCTGATGAGATGTGAACCCTTGTGAGAGCTTCTTTGTTGAGCATTTAGACAGCGCATCTCCTTCTTGTTTGCTCTGCAGGGTGACCCTGGGGAATGCATCGACCTGTGTGTGTTCTTACTGAAGCCGGTTTTGTAGATCTGGCAAGACATTTAATGCTGGGCCATGAGACCTGTGTCAGAGGTGATTGAAAGCATCTGCCTTATGGGGGATGTTTGTTGACTGTGTGGGAACAGTTAGGCTGTGTCTGTTGTAGATGGATGAGACCATAAACGttacaggtgacccttgaacaatgtggggctGGGGGACCAGCCCTCCGTGCGGTTGGAAGTCCGTGTAtcactttacagtcagccctccgagCCGGAGGCGCCACACCCGAGGGTTCATCCAGCCACGGGCCACGTAGCACTGTACCATGTACCCACCGAAGAAAACCTGTGTGTTAGTGGGTTCGCGCACTTCAAACCTGCCCTGGTCAAGGGTCGACTGTAAGTCCGCGTGCTGTAGTCTTCATTCTGGAACACccatttgattccttttttaCGGATTTTAGTTCCTTTTTGAAAAGTCTCCATATTTGCATCTctcttatttacattttcttcataatGTGTGTTTAAAGCCCTTCTCTGCTAATTTTAACATCTGGGTCGTCTCTGCATCTGCTTCTGTCTGCCCGCTTTCCTCTGGTTACCACTCCTGCTTTTTCACGTCATGTGCTTGTCTCGTCGTCTGGCCTTGGAGGCACGTGGAGAGGGAAGTTCTGCGCTCCCCCAGAATGGCTTGTCCTTCTTTGGTCCAGGCAGATGGAGCAGGCTTGGGGCGGGGTGGTGAAGGTGGCAGGGGGCCTCCCGGCTCCTGACGGAGAAGCCGGAGCGTCTGTTTTGCTGCCCCAATGGCCGTCTGTGGGCGGTGCTTGGCTTTCCTCCCTGCGGAGGCCTTCCTGCGGAGCTCTGGAGGAGGAGGCTGGCTGCTCAGAGACCAGGGATGTCACTCTGCAGCCTCTGCATGGCCCCGGGGTCAGGAAGCGGACTGTAGGGTCACGGCCGTGTGTGCAGGGTCCTGCAGTGTCGGTGTGGTCCCCGGTGGGCATCCGGGCCTCGGCCGAGCACGGGAGGTGGGTGGCCTGCTCCCTCGGCTGCTGCCCCTTCCTCAGCCCTCGGGCATCTGGCCTGTGTCACCCCACAGCTGTCCAGGGTCTTTGAAGTATGACCTTAGCAGTCTGTCGGGTGTGTCTTTCACCTCGTGGTGGCAGCAGTGTTCCGCGCCTTCCTGCTCCTTCCTGCTTAGGGCCCAGAGTCACGCCGCCCTCCCCTGGGGACGAGCAGGTGTCCGCCTGTGTCCCTTCCTCTCCATGAGTCCCCTTGGAGGGACAAGACGCTGGCTCCCTGGTGCAGTGGGAGCCTCCCCGACGGGCGCGTGCCTGGCCGCGGCGCAGACCTCGGGGGTGACCCGGGTGTCTGACCCTGTCTCTGCGGGCGCACTGGAGCCGGCCGGGCCCGTAGCTTTCCCCTCACTGCGGGGGCTGGCGTGCGTGTCGCTGGCTGCTGTTCGTAGCACTGGCCGCAGCAGCGGCAGGTGAGAAGGGCTGGTCAGGGGCGGCGACGTTGGCAGAGCCCTCGGTAAGTCGGGCTGGACCCGGCGCTTCCGCGTGAACCGTTTCCTCTCCACGGCCACCCTGGGCGGCAGTGCCGTGACCGCCCCGGTTTACAGACAGAGGGGGCCGGGGGTGCTGAGGCCCGCCCTGAAGTCCCGCTCTGCCATGTGACCGGGAGCGCCCTGTCCCCAGGGGCCATTGGGACAGGACGGGGCTGGGCGGTGTCTGGAGAGGACAGGACACCCGCGGGCTGGGTGCGGGCCAGTGTCCTCCGTCTGCCGGCGCTGTGGCTTCACAGCCTGCCTTGGGGTGTTGCTGCAGTTCCAGGGTCAGTGGCAGGTCCTGTCGCCCTGCGGGGCCAGACAGGGGGGCCCCCCGAATGGCGAGCGCCAGACCTCGGGTGCGTCCTTGCCGTCTGTACGGCCCGTGAGCCAGGCAGGATCTGCATGTGGATGTGGGGGCCGTTCCTTCTGAGGATGAGTAGCCGTGCCTGTTGGGGGCGTGCCCTGAAGCGCCTGGGACGTGCGTGGGGGGCGAAGCGTGTGGGGCTCCCTGGGGTGGCTGGTGAAGGGTGCCCACCACTTCCCGGGGGCCGGAGCGACGGGCAGCACTGCTGCCTGGGGCGTCACCCTGGCCTGCCCCAGGGATGGGCTCGGCCAGCAAGAAGGGCCCTCGTGGGCTCGTCCCCCATGACCTCCCGGCcgctccctccaccctcccaccccggAGCCCCCTCCAGGTCAGACTGGAGGGGCGGTGGTGCGGGGTCCCGGGCCTGCTCGCTGGCTGGGGGTGCCCTCGCTGGGGGGTCCCCACAGGCCCTGCAGCCTCTCCTACTGCCACGCACCCGGCcagtgcccttgaacctggggtgACAGGCGCAGGTTGCACGGCAGCTGGAACTGTGCAGCGCGGTCGAGCCTCAAGCAGAACGCGTGGAGCAGGCGAGGCGAGGTCTGTGCCGGAGACGGGAAGCACCACAGGAGAGGCGCGAGTCCGCTGGTGGGTGCCTGCCGCGAGGGTTTGCACTGATTCCCCGGGGGGGCGCCTGGGAGGGAGGCCCCTGGCGGCAGGACAGGGCCCCGTGGACGGTGACACAGCACCCCAGCCCGAAGACCTGCTCGCGGCTGCACCTGAAGCAGTTTGAAAGCACAGGGGCCAGGACGCGTTTCCACGACATCCCCAGAGACGGAGAGCAGGGCCCACACAGAGGGAGGGCCCCGGGTGGCAGCTGCACGGGCACCGAGCGTACTTGTGTCAGGGACGGTGTGCGGCCGGGGCGCCTCGCTGGGCCGGGAGGCAGGTCACAAAGGCACAGCGTGTTTCTAGACTCTGGTGCACAGGGAGCACGTGAGCAGTGAATCCCTTTGGGGACCAGATTTTCTTCGTTTCACCCCAGTCAGTATATTCAGATCGCCTGGCGGCCGCCGTGTCTTAGCTTTCCCTTTGCCGTGTTCCTCGTGTGACTTGCTGTATTTGGTTAGCAAGTACGCATTTGAATCTGCGCctgtactttttattttggggatgggggagggagggttttCTTTCTGTACTGTTGGGAACGTACTGTCTGTCTACACCAGCCTGAGCTCGtggcttttgttttaaataacGAAACACATGAGAGTCGATTCCACGAGCCCTTCCCTGTGTGCAGCTGCCGAGCCGCAGGCAGCGGATCGGAGGGCGGTGTGGACGGTGCAGGGGTCTGGCTGGGCTGTGGGTGGAGCCCAGAGGGCAGCTGGGAGGTGCAGGGCGACAGGCCACTTCCCTGGCGTGGGCAGGTGAGGGCGGCCCTGCTGACAGTGGGCAGCTGGGTAGGTGGTGGTGGGCTCCTGGGGGTTAGAGCCAGGGCCAGGCGAGGGGAGCAGGGGCTCCCGTGGCTTTGGCGGCGAGGCGGTGGCCCTTCCTGTGGGGGAGGTGCAGGGCGAGCTGGCGGGGTCAGGGCCGCTTAGACCCCTGGGCTGCCTGGATGGGCTCAGGTGGGTTCTCGGACATTGCCAGGTGTCCACTGGTGGTGGTGACGTGTGCCTGCCCCGGCCGGGGAGAGGCCACGGGAGGCGGGGGGCGCTGACCCAGGCTGGGGGCGGAGCTTGGGGAGCAGGCCCCGTCGGGCGGGGGCTGGGCGGGGGCCGGGCATGGTGCCGGTCCCCGGGCGACTGGTCTGGACGCCAAGTGGTGAGCGCCTGCCCCCGACACCCCCCCACGCCTTCGTGCACGGCCTTGTCTGGCCTCATCCGGGGCAGCTTGTCCCCGTACCCCCCCGCTCACCGCTGTCGTTTCCCCGCAGGTCCGAGTTCACTGATACCATCCTGTCGGTGCATCCCTCTGACGTGCTGGACATGCCCGTGGACCCGAACGAGCCCACCTACTGCCTGTGCCACCAGGTGTCCTACGGGGAGATGATCGGCTGTGACAACCCGGACGTGAGTGGGGCCTCGCTGGGGCCTGGGGTGGCGCCCTCGGGGCGGGTGGCACCCGGAGCGTGGGGCTGACCACCTCCTCCCTCGCCTTGCAGTGCCCCATCGAGTGGTTTCACTTCGCCTGTGTGGACCTGACCACGAAGCCCAAAGGAAAATGGTCAGTATGGGCGCCAGCTTTCCTGGAGAACTGGGTGAGCGGCTGGTCCTGGTCCCCGGCGCCGAGCTGCAGGGGACACCCACCCACCTCATGCGGGGTTGCGGCTTTTATTACGTTTGCATAATGTAGGGACCCGTgagcaacatgggtttgaaccacTTAGATGCGGATATTTTTCAATGGTAAATACTGCTGTGCTCCGTGATCCCCCGTGGGTTGGATCTGCGGGTGTGGAGGAACCGCGGGTGTGGACGGCCTACTGTAAGTTATATGTGATTTTCAACTGTGCAAAGAGTCGGCGCTCCAACCCCTGCCTTGATCAAGGGTGACCTGCACTTCCTGTTCCCCCAAACCACAGCCATTCTGACTCTTGAGCGAGGCAGAGATGATCGCAGATGCAGACAGGGAATGGGGAGTCCTCCCGGGGAGCTCTGACGAAAGACGAAGAACGTTAGCCAGGCCTTGGCTGGGCGCAGGCCAGGCACCCTCAGCGCCGCGGGCTTTCTGTTCCACCGAGAAGGCATGCCGTGGGTCGTGGCTGCATCTGTTCCGTCCTGTGTTCCGTGGGCAGCGGCAGCTGTGCTGTGCGTAGAAGTCTGGGTTTTGCTGACCTGCGCCGAAGCGAAGTCCTGGGAACAGGAGGCGGGGAGGGCGATTTGAGTTTGACTTGGACGTGGTGGGTTCGAGTTGTTTGTGGGACTTCTGGGTGGAAGAGTCTAGTAGGCACTGGAAAATCATTTCCTTCTGGGAGGAGAGGGTCTGCCCACCACTTGCTGGGAACAGGGCGAGTCGCGCAGAGCCAGCCAGGCAGCCGGGGCGTGGCCCCAGCCCGCCGCTGTCTAACTCCCGGCCCCCctgggctcccctgggctcccctGGGAGATGGCAGAGAGCAGGCTGCTTCCCACCTAGGTCCGAGACCTGAGCCCGTGTCTGGGAGTCTGCATGCCGTGCGCGCTGGTGCAGCGCTGCCCTCCGCCCCGGGGCCCTGCAGGGCCGGGCTCACTCACTGGCCTGGACCAGGTGCTGGTGGCCGGGGCCGGGGCAGCTGCATCACACGGGATCAGCTGCCTCCCTTCTGTTATGGGGCTGCCAGGGCCCAGGAGGGACCAAGAGCAGCCCCCTGTGTCTCTGGCTCTGGAACctgcttgcccagggtcaccaggGCCCGCTCAGCCCTGCGGTGCGGGCGGGGGTCTGCTCCTGCCCGGTTAAGGGGCCCCGCTCGACTGCTTGCCTCCCGTTCAGTCCCAGTGGCGCTGTCATCGCGCAGGGAGGACCCATGAGCTTGGTCGAGAGGAATGCTCGTGTGTAAACACCATTGTGCTCGCCGACCCGTATCTTATCCACCGACTTCAGAACAGACGTGCTGGATGGAATGGCCCGCGTGGGGGGTTTTCCCCGATGGGAAGGCTGCACTCTCTGCGTTTGTGGGTCTCTGTCCTGGTGCCGTTTCAGCAGCGTCCAGCCATCCTGGAGACGGGGTCTGGCCGCCCACGTGCAAAGGGCCCCTCACTGTGCCTTTCTCATCACAGGTTCTGTCCACGGTGCGttcaggaaaggaggaagaagaagtaaggAAGAGGCGGACGCCCGGACCAGAAGAGCACGTTAACACATCCCTTCATTCACGTCgcaatattttatcttcattttaaaacgACCTTGTTTCCAATGATATTTAATAACTCAATGGCCAGTTGTAATTCTGGATATTTCCTAAAACAAACAAGAAGCCACCTGAGCCCTGTTGCCCAGAGGAGTGACCCTAGGGGACTTACCACAGTGACTCCATTCTCATGACTTTTCGTACAGACCCGTGGCCCCAAGCATGGCGGTCACAGCGAGTGGCCCCAGGACTTCGAGGGGTGTGCGTGCCTGGTACACTGCCATCGCTTTGCAGCTGGAGGTGTGAGCCCTGGTCATCTGTCTgtggtttcctggggctgctcccCGAGAGCCCGGCACCACTACAGGCACCTCTGACCCTCACTGAGAGCGGTGCGCGTGGAGCCTGCTGACGAGCCTGGGAAGGGCCGGCTTTccccggggcgggcaggggtctCAGCCTCGCTGTGCGCTGCCTTTTCGTCTGGACTCCCGCTTCCCTCTGTGAGGGGTTTACTTTCTGGAGTAAACGGCTCTCCATTAGCGAACGATAAGAGATGGCCCCACAGACAGGCTGATGTTCTGTTTCCCTGGGAATTCCTGGCGTTTTTACTGTGAAGGTGAATT encodes the following:
- the ING5 gene encoding inhibitor of growth protein 5: MATAMYLEHYLDSIENLPCELQRNFQLMRELDQRTEDKKAEIDILAAEYISTVKSLSADQRVEHLQKIQSAYSKCREYSDDKVQLAMQTYEMVDKHIRRLDADLARFEADLKDKMEGSDFESSGGRGLKKGRGQKEKRGSRGRGRRTSEEDTPKKKKHKGGSEFTDTILSVHPSDVLDMPVDPNEPTYCLCHQVSYGEMIGCDNPDCPIEWFHFACVDLTTKPKGKWFCPRCVQERRKKK